The Astatotilapia calliptera chromosome 14, fAstCal1.2, whole genome shotgun sequence genome includes a region encoding these proteins:
- the LOC113036687 gene encoding uncharacterized protein LOC113036687 → MTLLLRVVLSSREARRVQLPEVPASVGQLIDILKERLELAGDFSLQFEDPDFGNAICNLTAISELPAERAVLHIMWNCDSSTLNQSIASVSSASVSSQDTISVHSDDFRPSWTDTIQMNLRHVSEWPSPFSIPKFSHDVELKLCKANVTYEKSKKGLAVTRDMKMEILDKIAEAVFEIKAYPEKDEVESVASALVLKYPCLKEPGSITGYEGWKASIKHKLGNYRSKLRRAGCNEVNVNRKRKGEDEASSPFTLKKPKRGEVNHVPDYPQHHDDSTLEEERVALVSEMKKKQKNLKVIQQKMALTFSLRRREVVECQPMVSEVQERWPGLFSSEEISEEFHRITSKDLLGTFNASLNKFVPGLLKLYRSKKGALGEDMEDLLDKLDEQTSDIVSHRKTAALRGLPIFLGEDATQVFLKCLDTDILEPVLNGASVAILTILQDDDADTSVREHAVVLEGDIVLHNIPDLSTALAYLFGLLYALNIDYPKQMSYTFEAIQGILFELGGSRCSQRIRSLKTKLLL, encoded by the exons ATG aCTTTGTTACTTCGGGTAGTTCTTTCCTCCAGAGAAGCCCGGCGAGTCCAGCTTCCTGAAGTACCAGCATCTGTGGGACAATTGATTGATATACTTAAAGAAAGACTTGAACTTGCAGGTGACTTCTCACTACAGTTTGAGGATCCAGATTTCGGAAATGCAATATGCAATCTTACAGCAATATCTGAATTACCAGCTGAGCGTGCAGTCCTGCATATAATGTGGAACTGTGATTCATCTACACTTAACCAATCCATTGCTTCAGTGTCCTCTGCTTCAGTCTCTTCCCAGGACACAATAAGTGTGCACTCTGATGATTTCAGGCCTAGCTGGACCGATACTATCCAGATGAACTTAAGACATGTGTCAGAGTGGCCCTCTCCATTTTCTATTCCCAAGTTTTCACATGATGTTGAACTGAAATTGTGTAAGGCTAATGTGACATATGAAAAATCTAAGAAGGGCCTTGCAGTAACAAGAGACATGAAGATGGAGATTTTGGATAAAATTGCAGAGGCAGTGTTTGAAATTAAAGCCTACCCTGAGAAAGATGAGGTTGAGTCAGTGGCTTCTGCACTGGTTCTCAAATATCCATGCCTGAAGGAGCCAGGTAGCATCACAGGCTACGAGGGATGGAAAGCAAGTATCAAGCACAAACTTGGAAACTACAGATCAAAGCTTCGTCGGGCAGGCTGCAACGAAGTAAATGtaaacaggaaaaggaaaggaGAAGATGAAGCCAGCAGTCCTTTCACCCTTAAAAAGCCCAAACGTGGAGAGGTCAATCATGTCCCAGATTATCCACAGCACCATGATGATTCTACTCTTGAAGAGGAAAGAGTTGCTCTGGTCAGtgaaatgaagaagaaacaaaagaactTGAAAGTCATACAGCAGAAGATGGCGCTGACATTTTCTCTCAGGCGGAGAGAGGTTGTGGAGTGTCAACCTATGGTATCTGAGGTCCAGGAGAGATGGCCTGGGCTGTTTTCCTCTGAGGAG ATATCTGAAGAATTTCATCGGATCACAAGCAAAGACCTCCTAGGGACGTTCAATGCATCCCTCAACAAATTTGTGCCTGGCCTGCTGAAACTATACCGGTCTAAGAAGGGAGCTCTTGGTGAGGACATGGAAGACCTCTTGGATAAACTTGATGAACAG ACATCTGACATTGTGTCCCACCGaaagacagcagcactgagaggCCTGCCCATTTTCCTCGGAGAGGATGCAACACAGGTTTTCCTGAAGTGCTTA gacACTGACATTTTGGAACCAGTGTTGAACGGTGCATCAGTTGCCATCCTCACCATCCTGCAAGATGACGATGCCGATACGTCTGTGCGAGaacatgctgttgtgttggaagGGGACATCGTGCTACATAACATTCCAGACCTCTCTACTGCCTTGGCATACCTCTTTGGCCTTCTGTATGCCCTCAACATTGATTATCCAAAGCAGATGAGTTATACCTTTGAAGCAATTCAGGGCATCCTTTTTGAACTCGGTGGCTCTCGATGCTCACAGCGCATAAGGTCtctaaaaacaaagcttttgctGTGA